A genome region from Nycticebus coucang isolate mNycCou1 chromosome 4, mNycCou1.pri, whole genome shotgun sequence includes the following:
- the CGREF1 gene encoding cell growth regulator with EF hand domain protein 1 isoform X1 produces MLPLMMGELMLLLLLPLGQAAPKDGATRLDSEVQHQLLPNPFQPGGEQLRLLQGYLKGLEKMEEEPEPLSREQVLLYLFALHDYDQSGQLDGLELLSMLTAALAPGAADSPTNNPVVLVVDKVLETQDLNGDGLMTPAELINFPREAPSHAEPREPLAPSPPEPQAVGRQSVLAKSPFRQETQEAQDLREEAGGQGEARRESLEPVQEAGGQAEAGDVPGHRGEAGGQAEAEGDVPGPGGEARGQAQARENGEEAKELPGETPESKNTPNDFEVHSIQLENDEI; encoded by the exons ATGTTACCTCTCATGATGGGAGAGTtaatgttgctgctgctgctgcccctggGTCAGGCTGCTCCCAAGGATGGAGCCACAAG GCTGGACTCCGAAGTGCAGCATCAGCTCCTGCCCAACCCCTTCCAGCCAGGTGGGGAGCAGCTCCG ACTTCTGCAGGGCTACCTAAAGGGACTAGAGAAGATGGAAGAGGAGCCCGAGCCCCTGAGCCGGGAGCAAG TTCTCCTCTACCTCTTTGCCCTTCATGACTATGACCAGAGTGGACAGCTGGATGGCTTGGAACTTTTGTCCATGTTGACAGCTGCCCTGGCCCCTGGGGCTGCTGACTCTCCTACCAATAACCCG GTGGTCCTGGTAGTGGACAAGGTGCTGGAGACCCAGGACCTGAATGGAGATGGACTCATGACCCCTGCAGAACTCATCAACTTCCCAAGAGAGGCCCCCAGTCATGCAGAGCCCAGAGAGCCCCTTGCTCCATCTCCTCCAGAGCCACAAGCTGTTGGGAGGCAGTCCGTGTTAGCTAAAAGCCCATTCAGACAAGAAACACAGGAAGCTCAGGATCTCAGAGAAGAAGCTGGAGGCCAGGGAGAGGCCAGAAGGGAGTCCTTGGAGCCTGTCCAGGAGGCCGGGGGCCAAGCAGAGGCTGGAGATGTCCCAGGTCAtagaggagaggctgggggccAGGCAGAGGCTGAAGGAGATGTCCCAGGTCCTGGAGGTGAGGCCAGGGGACAGGCACAGGCCAGAGAGAATGGGGAGGAAGCCAAAGAGCTTCCAGGGGAAACACCAGAGTCTAAGAACACCCCAAATGATTTTGAAGTTCATAGTATTCAGCTGGAGAATGATGAGATATAA
- the CGREF1 gene encoding cell growth regulator with EF hand domain protein 1 isoform X2 — MLPLMMGELMLLLLLPLGQAAPKDGATRLDSEVQHQLLPNPFQPGGEQLRLLQGYLKGLEKMEEEPEPLSREQVLLYLFALHDYDQSGQLDGLELLSMLTAALAPGAADSPTNNPVVLVVDKVLETQDLNGDGLMTPAELINFPREAPSHAEPREPLAPSPPEPQAVGRQSVLAKSPFRQETQEAQDLREEAGGQGEARRESLEPVQEAGGQAEAEGDVPGPGGEARGQAQARENGEEAKELPGETPESKNTPNDFEVHSIQLENDEI, encoded by the exons ATGTTACCTCTCATGATGGGAGAGTtaatgttgctgctgctgctgcccctggGTCAGGCTGCTCCCAAGGATGGAGCCACAAG GCTGGACTCCGAAGTGCAGCATCAGCTCCTGCCCAACCCCTTCCAGCCAGGTGGGGAGCAGCTCCG ACTTCTGCAGGGCTACCTAAAGGGACTAGAGAAGATGGAAGAGGAGCCCGAGCCCCTGAGCCGGGAGCAAG TTCTCCTCTACCTCTTTGCCCTTCATGACTATGACCAGAGTGGACAGCTGGATGGCTTGGAACTTTTGTCCATGTTGACAGCTGCCCTGGCCCCTGGGGCTGCTGACTCTCCTACCAATAACCCG GTGGTCCTGGTAGTGGACAAGGTGCTGGAGACCCAGGACCTGAATGGAGATGGACTCATGACCCCTGCAGAACTCATCAACTTCCCAAGAGAGGCCCCCAGTCATGCAGAGCCCAGAGAGCCCCTTGCTCCATCTCCTCCAGAGCCACAAGCTGTTGGGAGGCAGTCCGTGTTAGCTAAAAGCCCATTCAGACAAGAAACACAGGAAGCTCAGGATCTCAGAGAAGAAGCTGGAGGCCAGGGAGAGGCCAGAAGGGAGTCCTTGGAGCCTGTCCAGGAGGCCGGGGGCCAAGCAGAG GCTGAAGGAGATGTCCCAGGTCCTGGAGGTGAGGCCAGGGGACAGGCACAGGCCAGAGAGAATGGGGAGGAAGCCAAAGAGCTTCCAGGGGAAACACCAGAGTCTAAGAACACCCCAAATGATTTTGAAGTTCATAGTATTCAGCTGGAGAATGATGAGATATAA
- the KHK gene encoding ketohexokinase isoform X2, protein MEEKQILCVGLVVLDVISLVDKYPEEDMEIRCISQRWQRGGNASNSCTVLSLLGAPCAFMGSLAPGHVADFLVADFSRRGVDVSQVAWQSRGDTPSSCCIINNSNGNRTIVLHDTNLPDVSAKDFEKVDLTRFKWIHIEGRNASEQVKMLQRIDEHNARLPPGQRIRVSVEVEKPHEELFQLFGYGDVVFVSKDVAKHLGFQSANEALRGLYNRVRKGAVLVCAWAEEGAGALGPDGKLLHSEAFPPPRVVDTLGAGDTFNASVIFSLSQGKSMQEALRFGCQVAGKKCGLHGFDGIV, encoded by the exons ATGGAAGAGAAGCAGATCCTGTGCGTGGGGCTAGTGGTGCTGGACGTCATCAGTCTGGTGGACAAGTATCCTGAAGAGGACATGGAGATAAG GTGCATATCCCAGAGATGGCAGCGTGGAGGCAACGCGTCCAACTCCTGCACTGTTCTCTCCCTGCTTGGAGCTCCCTGTGCCTTCATGGGCTCGCTGGCCCCTGGCCATGTTGCTGA CTTCCTGGTGGCTGACTTCAGTCGGCGGGGCGTGGACGTGTCTCAGGTGGCCTGGCAGAGCAGGGGGGATACCCCCAGCTCTTGCTGCATCATCAACAACTCCAATGGCAACCGTACCATTGTGCTCCATGACAC GAACCTGCCAGATGTGTCGGCTAAAGATTTTGAGAAGGTTGATCTGACCCGGTTCAAGTGGATCCACATTGAG GGCCGGAATGCTTCAGAGCAGGTGAAGATGCTGCAGCGGATAGATGAGCACAATGCCAGACTGCCTCCAGGGCAGAGGATCCGAGTATCTGTGGAGGTGGAAAAGCCCCATGAGGAGCTATTCCAACTATTTGGCTATGGAGACGTG GTGTTTGTCAGTAAAGATGTTGCCAAGCACTTGGGGTTCCAGTCAGCAAACGAAGCCCTGCGGGGCTTGTACAATCGTGTGAGGAAAGG GGCTGTACTTGTCTGTGCCTGGGCTGAGGAGGGTGCTGGTGCCCTGGGCCCTGACGGCAAATTACTCCACTCGGAGGCTTTCCCACCGCCCCGTGTGGTAGATACTCTGGGGGCTGGAGACACCTTCAATGCCTCTGTCATTTTCAGCCTCTCCCAGG GGAAGAGCATGCAGGAGGCACTGAGGTTTGGCTGCCAGGTGGCGGGCAAGAAGTGTGGCCTGCACGGCTTTGATGGCATCGTGTGA
- the KHK gene encoding ketohexokinase isoform X1: MEEKQILCVGLVVLDVISLVDKYPEEDMEIRCISQRWQRGGNASNSCTVLSLLGAPCAFMGSLAPGHVADFVLDDLRRYSVDLRYTVFQTIGSVPIATVIINEASGSRTILFSDSFLVADFSRRGVDVSQVAWQSRGDTPSSCCIINNSNGNRTIVLHDTNLPDVSAKDFEKVDLTRFKWIHIEGRNASEQVKMLQRIDEHNARLPPGQRIRVSVEVEKPHEELFQLFGYGDVVFVSKDVAKHLGFQSANEALRGLYNRVRKGAVLVCAWAEEGAGALGPDGKLLHSEAFPPPRVVDTLGAGDTFNASVIFSLSQGKSMQEALRFGCQVAGKKCGLHGFDGIV, encoded by the exons ATGGAAGAGAAGCAGATCCTGTGCGTGGGGCTAGTGGTGCTGGACGTCATCAGTCTGGTGGACAAGTATCCTGAAGAGGACATGGAGATAAG GTGCATATCCCAGAGATGGCAGCGTGGAGGCAACGCGTCCAACTCCTGCACTGTTCTCTCCCTGCTTGGAGCTCCCTGTGCCTTCATGGGCTCGCTGGCCCCTGGCCATGTTGCTGA TTTTGTCCTGGATGACCTCCGTCGCTATTCTGTGGACCTACGCTACACAGTCTTTCAGACTATAGGCTCCGTTCCCATCGCCACAGTCATCATCAACGAGGCCAGTGGTAGTCGCACCATCCTATTCTCTGACAG CTTCCTGGTGGCTGACTTCAGTCGGCGGGGCGTGGACGTGTCTCAGGTGGCCTGGCAGAGCAGGGGGGATACCCCCAGCTCTTGCTGCATCATCAACAACTCCAATGGCAACCGTACCATTGTGCTCCATGACAC GAACCTGCCAGATGTGTCGGCTAAAGATTTTGAGAAGGTTGATCTGACCCGGTTCAAGTGGATCCACATTGAG GGCCGGAATGCTTCAGAGCAGGTGAAGATGCTGCAGCGGATAGATGAGCACAATGCCAGACTGCCTCCAGGGCAGAGGATCCGAGTATCTGTGGAGGTGGAAAAGCCCCATGAGGAGCTATTCCAACTATTTGGCTATGGAGACGTG GTGTTTGTCAGTAAAGATGTTGCCAAGCACTTGGGGTTCCAGTCAGCAAACGAAGCCCTGCGGGGCTTGTACAATCGTGTGAGGAAAGG GGCTGTACTTGTCTGTGCCTGGGCTGAGGAGGGTGCTGGTGCCCTGGGCCCTGACGGCAAATTACTCCACTCGGAGGCTTTCCCACCGCCCCGTGTGGTAGATACTCTGGGGGCTGGAGACACCTTCAATGCCTCTGTCATTTTCAGCCTCTCCCAGG GGAAGAGCATGCAGGAGGCACTGAGGTTTGGCTGCCAGGTGGCGGGCAAGAAGTGTGGCCTGCACGGCTTTGATGGCATCGTGTGA
- the KHK gene encoding ketohexokinase isoform X3: MEEKQILCVGLVVLDVISLVDKYPEEDMEIRCISQRWQRGGNASNSCTVLSLLGAPCAFMGSLAPGHVADFVLDDLRRYSVDLRYTVFQTIGSVPIATVIINEASGSRTILFSDSFLVADFSRRGVDVSQVAWQSRGDTPSSCCIINNSNGNRTIVLHDTNLPDVSAKDFEKVDLTRFKWIHIEGRNASEQVKMLQRIDEHNARLPPGQRIRVSVEVEKPHEELFQLFGYGDVVFVSKDVAKHLGFQSANEALRGLYNRVRKGEEHAGGTEVWLPGGGQEVWPARL; the protein is encoded by the exons ATGGAAGAGAAGCAGATCCTGTGCGTGGGGCTAGTGGTGCTGGACGTCATCAGTCTGGTGGACAAGTATCCTGAAGAGGACATGGAGATAAG GTGCATATCCCAGAGATGGCAGCGTGGAGGCAACGCGTCCAACTCCTGCACTGTTCTCTCCCTGCTTGGAGCTCCCTGTGCCTTCATGGGCTCGCTGGCCCCTGGCCATGTTGCTGA TTTTGTCCTGGATGACCTCCGTCGCTATTCTGTGGACCTACGCTACACAGTCTTTCAGACTATAGGCTCCGTTCCCATCGCCACAGTCATCATCAACGAGGCCAGTGGTAGTCGCACCATCCTATTCTCTGACAG CTTCCTGGTGGCTGACTTCAGTCGGCGGGGCGTGGACGTGTCTCAGGTGGCCTGGCAGAGCAGGGGGGATACCCCCAGCTCTTGCTGCATCATCAACAACTCCAATGGCAACCGTACCATTGTGCTCCATGACAC GAACCTGCCAGATGTGTCGGCTAAAGATTTTGAGAAGGTTGATCTGACCCGGTTCAAGTGGATCCACATTGAG GGCCGGAATGCTTCAGAGCAGGTGAAGATGCTGCAGCGGATAGATGAGCACAATGCCAGACTGCCTCCAGGGCAGAGGATCCGAGTATCTGTGGAGGTGGAAAAGCCCCATGAGGAGCTATTCCAACTATTTGGCTATGGAGACGTG GTGTTTGTCAGTAAAGATGTTGCCAAGCACTTGGGGTTCCAGTCAGCAAACGAAGCCCTGCGGGGCTTGTACAATCGTGTGAGGAAAGG GGAAGAGCATGCAGGAGGCACTGAGGTTTGGCTGCCAGGTGGCGGGCAAGAAGTGTGGCCTGCACGGCTTTGA
- the OST4 gene encoding dolichyl-diphosphooligosaccharide--protein glycosyltransferase subunit 4 has translation MITDVQLAIFANMLGVSLFLLVVLYHYVAVNNPKKQE, from the coding sequence ATGATCACGGACGTGCAGCTCGCCATCTTCGCCAACATGCTGGGCGTGTCGCTCTTTTTGCTTGTTGTTCTCTATCACTACGTGGCCGTCAACAATCCCAAGAAGCAGGAATGA
- the EMILIN1 gene encoding EMILIN-1, producing MAPRTLWSCYLCCLLATAVEAASYPPRGYSLYTGSGGALSPGGPQAQSIPRPASRHRNWCAYVVTRTVSCVLEDGVETYIKPDYQPCGWGQPQCPRSIMYRSFLRPRYRVAYKTVTDMEWRCCQGYGGSDCGEGLAPAPGPTPSTPHPLPRPARPNLSGSSAGSHLSGLGGEGPGESEKVQQLEEQVQSLTKELQSLRGVLQGLSGRLAEDVQRAVETAFNGRQQPADAAARPGVHETLNEIQHQLQLLDNRVSTHDQELGHLNNHHSGGGSSDTAGGSRAPVPAPPGHSEELLRQLERRLQESCSVCLAGLDGFRRQQQEDRERLRALEKLLASVEERQRQLAGSAVGRRPPQECCPPEMGRRLAELERRLDVVAGSVTVLSGRRGAELGGATGQGGHPPGYTSLASRLSRLEDRFNSTLGPSEEQEEGWLGRPGGLSHWLPAARGQLEQLGGQLANVSGELGGRLDLLEEQVAGAVQACGQLCSGAPGEQDSQLSEILSALERRVLESEGQLRLVGSGLHKVGVAGEARQALLEGLQGVMSQLQDRLDAQDEVSAEFTLRLNLTAVRLGQLEGLLQAHGDEGCGACGGVQEELGRLRDGVERCSCPLLPPRGPGAGPGVGGPSRGPLDGFSVFGGSSGSALQALQGELSEVILTFSSLNDSLHELQATVEGQGADLADLGATKDRIISEINRLQQEATEHVTESEERFRGLEEGQAQAGQCPSLEGRLGRLEGVCERLDTVAGGLQGLREGLSRHVAGLWAGLRETNSTSQTQAALLEKLLGTQAGLGRRLGALNSSLLLLEDRLQQLSLKDLTGPAGKAGPPGPPGVQGPPGPAGPPGSPGKDGQEGPIGPPGPQGEQGVEGAPAVSVPRVAFSAALSLPRSEPGTVPFDRILVNDGGHYDPETGVFTAPLAGRYLLSAVLTGHRHEKVEAVLSRSNLGVARIDSGGYEPEGLENKPVAESQPSPGALGVFSLILPLQAGDTVCIDLVMGQLAHSEEPLTIFSGALLYGDLELEQA from the exons ATGGCCCCCAGGACCCTCTGGAGCTGCTACCTCTGCTGCCTGCTGGCTACAGCCGTGGAGGCTGCTAGCTACCCTCCTCGAGGCTATAGCCTCTACACTGGGAGTGGTGGCGCCCTCAGTCCTGGGGGGCCCCAGGCCCAGAGCATCCCCCGGCCTGCCAGCCGCCACAG GAACTGGTGTGCCTATGTGGTGACCCGGACAGTGAGCTGTGTCCTTGAGGATGGAGTGGAGACCTACATCAAGCCAGATTACCAGCCCTGTGGCTGGGGCCAGCCCCAATGTCCCCGAAGCATCAT GTACCGCAGCTTCCTCCGCCCTCGCTACCGTGTGGCCTACAAGACAGTGACAGATATGGAGTGGAGGTGCTGTCAGGGTTATGGGGGCAGTGACTGTGGCGAGGGTCTTGCACCAGCACCAGGCCCCACCCCTTCCACCCCACACCCCTTACCCCGGCCTGCCCGCCCCAATCTCTCCGGCTCCAGTGCGGGCAGCCACCTCAGCGGACTGGGGGGAGAAG GTCCTGGGGAGTCAGAGAAGGTGCAGCAGCTGGAGGAGCAAGTACAGAGCCTGACGAAGGAGCTGCAAAGCCTTCGCGGGGTCTTGCAGGGACTGAGTGGACGCCTGGCAGAAGATGTGCAGAGGGCTGTGGAGACAGCCTTCAACGGGAGGCAGCAGCCAGCGGATGCAGCTGCCCGCCCTGGAGTGCACGAAACCCTCAATGAGATCCAGCACCAGCTGCAGCTCCTGGACAACCGTGTCTCCACTCACGACCAGGAGCTGGGCCACCTCAACAACCATCACAGTGGTGGGGGTAGCAGCGACACTGCAGGTGGCAGCAGGGCCCCCGTCCCAGCCCCTCCTGGTCATAGTGAGGAGCTGCTGCGGCAGCTGGAGCGGCGGCTGCAGGAGTCCTGCTCTGTGTGCCTGGCAGGGCTGGATGGCTTCCGCCGACAGCAGCAGGAGGACAGGGAACGGCTGCGAGCACTAGAGAAGCTACTGGCCTCTGTGGAAGAGCGGCAGCGGCAGCTAGCTGggtcagctgtgggccgcaggccCCCTCAGGAATGCTGTCCTCCAGAGATGGGCCGTCGACTAGCAGAGCTGGAGCGGAGGCTGGACGTAGTGGCTGGCTCGGTGACAGTTTTGAGTGGACGGAGAGGCGCGGAGCTGGGAGGAGCCACTGGACAGGGGGGCCACCCCCCAGGATATACCAGCTTAGCTTCCCGCCTGTCTCGACTGGAGGACCGCTTCAACTCTACCCTGGGACCCtcggaggagcaggaggagggctggCTTGGGCGTCCTGGGGGGCTGAGCCACTGGCTGCCTGCCGCTCGGGGCCAACTGGAGCAGCTGGGAGGGCAGCTGGCCAATGTGAGCGGGGAACTGGGGGGGCGGCTGGATCTGCTGGAAGAGCAGGTGGCAGGGGCGGTGCAGGCATGTGGGCAGCTGTGCTCTGGGGCCCCTGGAGAGCAGGACTCTCAGCTCAGTGAGATCCTCAGTGCCTTAGAGCGCAGGGTGCTAGAAAGCGAGGGGCAGCTGAGACTGGTGGGCTCAGGCCTGCACAAGGTGGGAGTAGCTGGGGAGGCCCGGCAGGCCTTGCTGGAGGGACTACAAGGGGTCATGAGCCAGCTTCAGGATCGCTTGGATGCTCAGGATGAGGTATCTGCAGAGTTCACGCTGCGGCTAAATCTCACAGCGGTCCGACTAGGCCAACTGGAGGGTCTACTGCAGGCCCATGGGGATGAGGGCTGTGGGGCCTGTGGTGGTGTCCAAGAGGAACTGGGCCGCCTTCGGGATGGTGTAGAGCGCTGTTCCTGCCCCCTATTACCTCCACGGGGTCCTGGAGCTGGTCCAGGTGTGGGAGGACCAAGCCGTGGGCCCCTGGATGGCTTCAGCGTGTTTGGAGGCAGCTCAGGCTCAGCCCTACAGGCCCTGCAAGGAGAGCTCTCTGAGGTTATTCTCACCTTCAGTTCCCTCAATGATTCACTGCATGAGCTCCAGGCCACTGTGGAGGGCCAGGGTGCTGATCTGGCTGACCTAGGGGCCACCAAGGACCGCATCATTTCTGAGATTAAcaggctgcagcaggaggccacagagcATGTGACAGAGAGTGAGGAGCGCTTCCGAGGTTTGGAAGAGGGACAGGCACAGGCTGGCCAGTGCCCCAGCCTAGAGGGGCGATTGGGCCGTCTTGAGGGAGTCTGCGAGCGGTTGGACACTGTGGCTGGGGGACTGCAGGGCCTGCGTGAGGGCCTTTCCAGACATGTGGCTGGGCTCTGGGCTGGGCTACGGGAAACCAACAGCACTAGCCAGACACAGGCAGCCTTGCTGGAGAAGTTGCTGGGGACACAGGCGGGCCTGGGCAGGCGGCTTGGTGCCCTTAACAGCTCCCTGCTGCTCCTGGAGGACCGTCTGCAACAGCTCAGCCTGAAAGACCTCACTG GGCCTGCAGGAAAGGCTGGGCCCCCAGGGCCTCCTGGGGTGCAGGGGCCCCCAGGCCCTGCTGGACCTCCAGGATCTCCAGGCAAGGATGGACAAGAGGGGCCCATTGGGCCACCAG GTCCCCAGGGTGAACAGG GAGTGGAAGGGGCACCAGCAGTCTCTGTGCCCCGTGTGGCATTTTCAGCTGCCCTGAGTTTGCCCCGATCTGAGCCAGGCACAGTCCCCTTCGACAGAATCCTGGTGAACGATGGAGGCCACTATGATCCAGAGACAG GTGTGTTCACAGCTCCACTGGCTGGACGCTACTTGCTTAGCGCGGTGCTGACTGGACACCGGCACGAAAAAGTGGAGGCCGTGTTGTCCCGCTCCAACCTGGGCGTGGCCCGCATAGACTCTGGTGGCTATGAGCCCGAGGGTCTGGAGAATAAGCCGGTGGCCGAGAGCCAGCCCAGCCCGGGCGCCCTGGGGGTCTTCAGCCTCATCCTCCCACTGCAGGCCGGGGACACGGTCTGCATCGACCTGGTCATGGGACAGCTCGCGCACTCGGAGGAGCCACTCACCATCTTCAGCGGAGCCCTGCTCTACGGGGACCTGGAACTTGAACAAGCGTAG